Within the Chromobacterium paludis genome, the region AGGCGGAAATACAGATCCTCTCGAAAACGCCCCGCCTCCACTTCGGCCTGCAAGTCGCGGTTCGAGGTCGCCAGCACGCGGATGTCCAGCTTGATGGTGCGCGTGCCGCCGATGCGTTCCACCTCGCGCTCCTGCAGCACGCGCAGCAGCTTGGCCTGCAGCGACAGCGGCATCTCGGTGACCTCGTCCAGCAGGATGGTGCCGCCTTGCGCCTGCTCGAACTTGCCCGGCAAGGCCTGAGCCGCGCCGGTGAAAGCGCCGCGCTCATGACCAAACAAGGTGGATTCCAGCAGGTTGTCCGGAATCGCCGCGCAATTGACCGCCACAAACGGCCCGCCCTGGCGCTTGGAGTGGCGATGAATATAGCGCGCCAGCACTTCCTTGCCGGTGCCGCTTGGGCCGCTGATCATCACGCTGGCGTCGCTCTGCGCCACGCGGCCGGCCAGCGCGAACAGCTGGCGCATGGCGGCGGATTCCGCCACCACTTCGCCGCCGTCGTCCCCCGGCATCGCCAGCAAATGCTTTTCCACCTCGGCCAGCAGGCTCTGCGGCTCGAATGGCTTCAGCAGATAGTGGCTGGCGCCGGCGCGCAGCAGCTCGATGGCCCGCTCGATCACGCCATACGCGGTCATCAGGATGAAGGGCACGCCGGGATAATGCTTTTTCACCTCGTCGAACAAGGCGTAGCCGTCCATCGGCGCCATCTGCGCGTCGGAAATGATCAGGCCAACCGGCTCCTGCCTCAGCCTCTGCAGGGCCTGGCCGCCA harbors:
- a CDS encoding sigma-54-dependent transcriptional regulator codes for the protein MKYLPILVVEDDADLREAIIDTLTLSGYPTLEAADGGQALQRLRQEPVGLIISDAQMAPMDGYALFDEVKKHYPGVPFILMTAYGVIERAIELLRAGASHYLLKPFEPQSLLAEVEKHLLAMPGDDGGEVVAESAAMRQLFALAGRVAQSDASVMISGPSGTGKEVLARYIHRHSKRQGGPFVAVNCAAIPDNLLESTLFGHERGAFTGAAQALPGKFEQAQGGTILLDEVTEMPLSLQAKLLRVLQEREVERIGGTRTIKLDIRVLATSNRDLQAEVEAGRFREDLYFRLNVFPLRIPALAERPDDILPLARFLLKKHGEAAGRSSLVFSKDAERHLTAYSWEGNIRELDNVVQRAVILAAGAEIIAADLLLGDISGVGQITRTESESDGSVSDETDMKTLEKRHILETLAAVGGVKKLAAEKLGISERTLRYKLQRYRDEDAAAAGQDVPEGNGTE